The stretch of DNA taatcccgaattatcaattccttaataatacttaataaacaactcattaattatgtctaattaatatttcattcaaaacaaatattcgggtcattacatcctcccctccttacaaagattttgtcctcgaaatcgaAACTGAACTAcaatacaactgaataaaatacaactTAAAACAAATGTGGATACTCTgaccgcatacgactctctaactcccaagtcgcttctgcagtacctcggcgttgccattgcactagaacaagtggaatggtcttgtttCTGAGCTTTTTCTCTTTCCTGCCCAGGATTAAAAGCGGCTGCTCGACATAAGTCAAGTCTTCCTCAAGTTGAACATCTGTCCGACCAAGAACGTGCGATtcatctgctacataccgtCGTAGCAACCATACAatgaaagacattatgaatgctggacagatacggcggtaaagccaatcgatacgccaaatttccaacacattccaagatctcaaaaggtccgatgaatcttggggctaattttcccttgactccaaatctcatcaccctgcggaacggtgaaactttaaggaaaactttttcccctgactgaaactgtagaggtctacgcttggtattcgcgtaactcgattgacgatcttgtgcagttttaattctcttcttgatcaattccactacatcaatcgcttgttgcactaattcaggtcctttcacttgtcgttctcctacttcgtcccaaaacaaaggagtacgacaacgtctaccatacaatgcttcgaacggggccataccaatgctactgtggtagctattgttatatgcaaaCACCACAAGTGGCAGATGATAATGCCATACTGGTCCAAAATCCAAAGCAtaagcacgcaacatatcctcaagcgtctGAATAGtcctcagactgaccatcggtaTCTGGATGATAGGCAGTACTTAGACTCAATACCGTTCCCAACgctttttgaaaacttccccaGAACCTTGAGGTAAAGCGTGTATCTCTATCACTGATTATACTTGTTGGCACACCATGATATTTAATAATCTCTTGGATGTATAGTCTTGCCATGCGATCGAAACTATATTCCCGactatacggaatgaaatgtgttgacttagtcagtcggtccacaacaacccaaattgcatcacaattcttAGAAGACAGTGGCAAGTGGGTGACAAAATCCATCCTTACATGCTCCCACTTACACTCAGTGataggaagattctgaagtaatcctcctggtcgtcgatgtccagctttcacttgctgaaaAACtaaacacttggctacaaactggtaaacacttctcttcatacctttccaccaaaacttggtcttcaaatccttatacattttcatgcttccagggtggatactcaacttactcctatgagcttgagataaaatctcgtctctcaatttagaatcttctggaactacgatTTTTCCTGACAAacacaaggttccatctgtttggaacgcaaagccagatgtgttgtctccgttagctaacattgctaacttttccaccttcggatcagaaaactgagcttctctgattttggcatacaacatcggttcagataaaatgctcgtTACTCGAATTTGTTTCATTCCTTTCTTATGACGGAAGTGAAATCCCAGAGAACAACAATCTTGGATTACACTTGATATGAAacttgtctgaagtgcagataatctcaccttgcgactaagagcatcagttttaagattcgctgatcctggatgatacttgattgtgcaatcataatcctttaacaaatccatccatcttctttgacgcatattcaactctgcttgagtgaagatatacctcaaactcttgtgatctgtaaaaaaatctcaaatctcTCTCGTAGAGATAATGTCgtcaaatcttcaaagcaaacacaatcgctgccaattccagatcatgaactggataattctcttcatgtttcttcaactgtctggatgcatatgcaatcacatgaccattctgggtTAAAACGCACCCAAGTCCTTGAAGTGATGCATCAGTGTACACAATGTACCCTCCTGATCCAGATGACAGAGCTAAAACTGGTGTAGTTGTCAAACGTTGACGCAGTTCATTgaaactattttcacaatcatgaGTCCATTCGAAATGCACATTCTTACAGGTCAGTTGAGTCAATGGTTTGGCAATCTGAGAAAATCTTGAGATGAATCTTcggtaataacctgccaaacctagaaaacttcttatctctTGAGCTGATTCCGGTCGTGCCCAAATCaacactgcttcgatcttgataggatccactgatatcccataTTTGGATATAACATGTCCCAAGAAAACAACTCTgtcgagccaaaactcgcacttgttcaacttagcatacagttgGTGATTCCTTAAGGTTAGCAACACAATCCTTAAATGTTGTGCATGCTCTTCAAGTCTACGAGAGTATACCagtatgtcatcaataaagacaatgaaaaacttgtcaagatactcctagaatactcggttcatcaaatccataaatactgcCGGAGCATTCGTCAAATCAAACGGCATCagtagaaactcgtaatgcccataccttgttcgaaatgcagtcttagggatatcacgttgatgaactcgaagttgatgatatccagaccgtaaatcgatcttcgagtacACTGAAgtcccttgcagttgatcaaacaaatcatcaatccgtggtaacggatatttattcttgaatgTGACTCGGTTCAACTGTCGATAATCTATGCAAAGCCGCATAGtcccatccttctttttaacGAACAACACTGGTGCTCCCCAAGGAAACACACTGGGTCTAATGTAACCTTTGTCAAGAAGATCTTGTaactgttgtttcaactctttcatctctgttggtGCCAATCTATAAGGCGCTCTGGAGATAGGTGCAGTTCCTGATACCAACTCTATCTCCGCTTCCACTTCCTTCTCTGGAGGAAATCCAAGAATTTCAtcggggaaaacatcaggatATCCATCGACAACTGGAATGTTCTTCACGTCGATTACATCCTTTGATACGTCAACAGCATAAATGAGGTATCCTTCTCCTCCTTTTGCTAAAGCCCGTTGTGCCTTTACAGTAGACACTACTGGCATTGGTGGTCGAGCTCCCTCACCAAAGAAGAACCAATTCTCATCTCCTTCTGGACGAAACTGAACGAGACGTTGATAACAATCTACCGTCGCTCTATACTTAGTCAAAAGGTCGATTCCCATAATAAAATCGAAATCTTCCATAGCCAATATCATCGAATTGGCAGACAAGTATTTTCCCTCAAACTCTAACAAACAGTCTACTACAAGTCGCTTAGATAAAACCTCTTCTCCCATCGGTGTAGACACCGACAAAAAAACATCTAATGACACGTAGGGTAGTTTATGTTTCTTAACAAACATTGAtgctatgaatgaatgcgatgccccagtgtcaatcaatacatatgcaggaataccacataaaagaaaattacctgcaatgactccCTCGTTATGCTCCTCAGCTTGCTCTTGGTTTAAGGCAAACACTTGCCCCTGAACTCGTGGGCGTTGATGAGATCCTTGTGATATTCCTCCACGACGAGAACCTTGAGTAGGAAAACCTTTCTGTTGCACAGTGGCCTCAGACTGTTTTCCACTATAAGACCCTGTCAGAGAACCTCCGCCTCCACTCTGATTCTCAAAATTAGGGCAATCCCTCTTCATGTGAACAAAACCACCACAATTGAAACATGCATCTGTTGTTCTTCGACAATTCTCCGTCGTGTGATAACCTTCGTAGTGGCCACATTGCATCTTTTTCCTGCCAAAGCTATGTACTCCTCCAgaaccagaagaagaagaagatgcagacttcttgaaagactgacaTCTTGGTCCCAACGAACTAGAACTTTTGCTAGCTTGCATAGCCTTCCTCCTAGCAATACTGATCTCGGCTTGACGACAACGATTCACTAATccttcgtacgaagtaggatcatcacagacagaaacccgatcaaaaatctcctggttcaaACCATTCAAAAAGTGAGAATATTTTGCTGCATAATTCTCACTGATGTGAGGAGCGTACGGCAACAGATCCGTAAAACGCTTctgataatcctcaatgttcgaaTCTCCTTGCTTAATGGTCAACAGTTCCATCTCCTTCGCCTggcgaagagctggcggaaagtgatGATTGATGAAGGCCAGACGGAAATGTTCCCAACGAATCCGCCCATGCTGCTGAACTAGAATGGCAGAAACATGTTTCCACCATTTCCGAACTTTTCCTTGGATCATGAAATCGGCTACCTCCATCTTTTCATCCTCGTCATAGTCCAGCACTCGAAAACACTGCTCCATGATATCGACCCAAGCTTCAGCAACATCAGCATTCTCATCTCCGGTCAACGGTGGAGGTTCAATCTTCATGAAATCCATAATGTTGACACGGTTCCTGCgtctcctttcatcatgatctcggtgacgccttccgtcacgatctctacgacgatattctcggccagcctcatcgtcgccataacggccatgtcccacactaccatgactgcttccatctcctgacatctgaaatgaaactaaaatcaacttctaaatcctcaaaacagaaatactaatgtcccaaaaatctttgcatgctctgataccaccaaatgtagcgcccttacccgagcaactactaaacagactaataaacatgcaacattaaacttaataacaaaattaaacagcggaaaccaaatacttaatcatcttacaacccaaatgaaaacaaaacagtAACAGCactcttaaacattaatacaaccattacaaatacatgattctgaacgagaaaacgataaaccacaaaAAACCTCCACtagatcaccaccgaaaacccaactgctctagccactgccttGGTCGTctgaaccgtccaacctaagacctgccccgtggaatggggtgtccaagatgaaaacaaggacgtgagcgacaatcgcccaatacgagaatgtacgagtatacaaactgatatgatgcatgcgaaatgcaatatgctcggatatcaaggatcaagtcaagaatctcatgctcagtgtAGAGGCGTccgagtgtgtagtctctgatctgccctaggcatgttttggctccctcactcatcatcaagacgtggacctgcaatgcccaggtcatcagagcccgcgggtcccgtcggacactgtagctctcgttGCCCCaacgtccacaatacagaatagggctgagcggccccaacaaacgaggtatatctcaaaagatatcaggcccaacatgatatgtcatgcataatatgccaaagtagtaaaacatgtatcatgcaacagataaatatgcagcttataagtgtgtatactacgcttgaatatctcagtcagtacatcacgtacctcactaaaacaatctgacagaaagctctgaacctagacaataccaacataaagaaatcactaacaaaccagatcaaacatgctacaaagatctccctaatgatccttaaatcactttttaaggatttaggattatacctgcgtccgtcgtcagcccgctgatgatgtctcgatctcagttcaccaaCCCCTTCTCGAGTCGATACTAGCTctgaaacttcccgacaccaaagtgcccaaTAAACTGGTTAGAgaacctaaggtacaactagaactctctctgaagaatgcggtgaaggaaacaaaagaatcggcttctatttataggctgcatccgcactatttcagaaaatctgaaccaatcttatctgccacttGTCAGAATCTCactggtctagttggatttctcgagacaatgtaatccgaagtaggtcgggttatctatttaaaattcggtggataccaacagcttaatcccgaattatcaattccttaataatacttaattaacaactcattaattatgtctaattattacttcattcaaaacaaatattcgggtcattacatcctcccctccttacaaagatttcgtcctcgaaatcgaaaCTGAACTAcaatacaactgaataaaatacaacAAAATATTCGGGTCATACATCCTCCCCTCCTTACCCGATTCATAAGGTCCATGAATgctgcaggagcatttgttagaccaaaaggcattactgtgaattcgtaatgtccatatctTGTTCTGAACGTAGTTTTAGGTATATCCTCCGCTTTGACCTTCacctgatgataaccagacctcaTATCGAGTTTTGAGAAAACCTTGGCTCCTTTTAGTTGATCAAAAAGATAATCTATCgggagtgggtacttattctttatggtgatcttgtttaactcccggtaatcaatacagagcatcatgcttccgtcttttttcttcacaaatagcACCGGGGCTCCCTACGGAGATGCACTGGGATGGACCTCTTTCTTGTCCAGTAATTCCTGAAGTTGTTCCTTTAACTCCTTTAATTCATCTGGatccattcggtatggtgcctttgagattggtgcagcaccagggaccaaattaatttcaaattctACTTCCCTATCGGGTATCTCACTGGTAATTCCTCGGGGAAAACATCTGAaaattcttgaacaattggaatatcttccaacttTGGGACTTCTTCTTTTTTGATCTCATTAATTACTGCTAGATAAATTTCATCTCTTCCTTTTATGGCCTTCCAGGATTGTGAGGCAGATAGCAGAGATTTTTGTTCTTTGGATTTCCCATGATATATGACTTCCTCTTTAGTCGGAGTCTGAAGTCTAATATCTTGACAGTCTACTGTGGCGTGGTTTTTAgctaaccagtccattccaaAAATGGTGTCAAACTCAATCATATTGAGTTGAATCAATTCTGCCTCAAAAATTTTTTTGCTGATACAAATTTTACAGTTTCGATACACTTTGCGGGTCTCAATTATTTTGCTCGCCGGTGTTGCCACTCTTAACGGTTCACTAAGAGTATCATGTTCAAGTTTAAGCTTCTTATCAACTTCTAGAGACAAATGAGTgtgtagcaccacaatcaaacaagGTATATACAGGTATTTCATTGAGTAAGATAGTACCTGCCACCACTTTGTTGGTGTTATCTGCTTCCTCCTGAGTTATTGCATACACCCGGGCATTAGTCTTGTTTTCATTTGGTTTGTTAGGTCTCGTCCCTTTGTCTTTGTTGTCTGGACGATCCTTAATCCGGTGACCCACTTTACTGCATTTGAAACAAGCACCTGTTTTCCGATAACATTCCCCCATGTGCTTCTATCGACACGTATCTCACCACTTTCCTTCTGTACTGCCCGCACTGTTAAAGTTTCATCTTGAAGGGCCACTTGAATAATTTTGCTTCTTGAATTTGGGACCATTCTGAGCAGATTGGCCGACCAACGGTCTCTTTTTTCTGTTTTCTTCTTCACGACGTTTGATATCTGTTTCATCGCTCATTGCAGCGCCCATCAAATCTGCAAAGTTCGTTGGCTTGAATACTGCCAAAGCCGATTGGATCCGGCTGTTCAGTCCCTTTTTAAAACGATGCATTTTCAACGTTTCATCAGACATGATCGTTGGGACATAGGTTCCTAGGTCATTGAACCTTGAGGCGTATTCCATTACTGTCATTTCTAGTGTCTGtttgaagttttaaaattagCTCAACTTCTGTAGACGAGACGAAATTTGGCTAGGTAGTATTGTTTCAAAAATTCTCGCCTGAATGATTGCCATGTGACTTGTTCTAATTCGGCCGAAGATGGTGACACAGTTTCCCACCATTTTCTTGCTCGGTCTTCCAAAAACGGTGTCACAACCTCCACTCTCAGTTCTTCGGGTACTTCCAGTAGGTGTATTTGTGTTTCGACATTCTTGAGCCAGCTATGGCTGACTTCGGGATCGGGGTTTCCATCAAAATTCGGGACTCGATTTCTTCTCAGAGATTCGTAATGATATTTGATCCCACGTGGTTGTGGTTCTGGTGGCGGTTGAATGGCGTTGGCGAGAGGGTTCACAATTCCTTGCAACGCGGCGGCTACAATGGTCGCTATAGTCATCATATCCTCCCGGCTGAGATTTACCCTTGGGGGATTCTCATCCTCGTTTTGGTTAACTCTTCTGGCGTTTCGATTGTTTCTGGGTGGTCTGCTTGCAATTTCCtataaacatatattttattaatttatttattttgaaacaatgcataatcaaaGGAATATTTCATAAATAGTTGAAATTCTTACAATCATTCTTTTTAAAGAAAGCAATTAATCCTAAGGGTTCTGAATACAATCGATGCCTATACTAGGAATCATCTCCCTACTCATCTATAATCTCCTACTGCCTCATTAATTTCTTCTTGAATAGGATCTTCTTCTTGGTTAGCTTCGAGTTCTTCTAAGAGCTCCTCCATATTGATCATGTTATTCTGTAGATGATCAATATGATTTTTCAACTATGTGTTGTGGTGGTCAAGGTTGTTTACTTGATCCTGAAGCCCTTCTATTGTTGATTGGTTTATTTCTCATCAATTTCTTGTTCTTCGATTCGTTCCTGAAGACGGCGTTGTGTTTTGAGGAGGCTATCATCCCAGATTTGGAGCGTCAAAATCCTATCCTGAGCTTTGTTCAACTCTTTCTTGGTTATTTCGTGTTGTCGTTCAGACTCTAGGTGGTAGGCAGCATAGCGCCTAACGTCATCCCGCAGTCTTTTCTCTTCCACTCTTGCCTCACGAAGATCCTCCATCATGCATACGTTATTCTCATCCAACTGGTAGTTATCCCTCttgagtttttcatttttttatttcaatgtttTAATCTCTGTCTCTTTTTCCCTGAGTTGTTTTTGAAGTTCAGTTATAATTCTTTGAAGATCCATGTTTGTTTTCCTATAAAGATAAAAAACAGTTTTTACtgataatatactcatcaaattttaaatatgaaataatttaaagatAACAGAATTttcatttagaaataaattgaTACGCTTAGTACTTTTTCCATCATAATTTTTATTACAACCTTGATACTAATCTAGTCTATCATCTCTCCGTCGTCATTATCGTTGTCGCCACCGACCACCTCTATTGTTGCTTCCTCTTCTTCCTCCATGTTCTCCACCACCAGATGCAAGTAGTTGTTCTGCTCCTGAAACCTATCCATGGTTCCGTGGAGCTTGGAAATGCACCGTTCTTGTTTGGTGTTCAACTTTTCCTGACGCTGACGAGCCCTAGTAGCACATCCTCTTTCGGAAGAAGTTGGCTCTCAGCCAAGTCCAGATGATGAGTAAGTCATTGTACGTCGGTCTCGAGTATTTGCCTAATCTCGCTAAGCTCCTGCTTCTCCAACCTTTCCTTAGTCAGTTGTGCCTTCAAAGTTGCAATCTTCCTATCCTAATTATCTATCATGAGCTGGCGCATACGAAGGGCAGCCTGAGCGCGAGTACGTGGAGCAGCCATTTCCTAAGATAAAAATCGAGGTAAAACATCATAATCGTATAAAGGATATAAAGGAACAAAAATAGAAGCAAAGTTGTCGTGGAAAACTTTCGATACTAAGAGTTTGCGTAACGATTGAAGAAATAGATTTTTGAAGTTGTTCGAAATTAGGGAACAGATGAAAGTTGGACTCAAATTGGAATGcactaggcttttgccaaaattttctatcaaaatcccagcgggattatgaacctgaCGGCTTTGATACCACTTAAGTGTCACGGCCCCCGTGTCCGAAGCGtaggtgacatccggcattgtttaaaaatttcttgaaaacaattaagcctcgtatcgaaatgccaaaaaccagtctttttcataaatagaacattgtctttacattgacaatagaaaaaaaatacatcagagttgaAAATGCGGAAACTTAAACAAAGGAAAAGAATAAAAATCTCAATTCTTGATCTCCTCTTTCAatcaccatccccagaatgcTTCATGCTCCTCCTCATTCAGTTGtttttcatttttatctgaaattcgTAAAGGGTGAGTGATTTCGGAAACACTTAGCAAGTGGGGGGACGATCgatttccaaagatacatataaaacttagttttcttaaaacgtcTTTTTAACATACTTTCAAAACTTATTGCCCTTAACTTATCATATGAGAAACAAATCGAATATGAGACAGAAGTTagcagatgattcagaacaattCAGAATCAAATCAGATCATTTCAAAAGCAGAcacaacactgttactcatctcatttccatagTCAAATTGCAcccaatatgttagtcatcTAAGGGGTGAGACCAGAAtacggttttatacccaccaatgggggccagacagaacatggttttatacccaccaatgggggccagacagaattaCAATTCTTGTCTCATTTCAAATCAATTAGTAACAGTGCAACACAGAATTCAGAGCTTACCAGATAGAACTTATCGGAATTTCAGATATCAAACTTTCAGACGGATTTTGCGGAGTCAAAGAATTTCGAAGAACAAACAAAGCATATAATTGatcgaaaattttaaaagaatagactgacattttcgaaaataaggacacacacatgcatgtcatgatatttatattcaaatttcaaaatacaAGAAATTACATAACAAAAACGCACTTACATATTTCGAGGTACGGTTCTAAATATGCAAATTCTTGCACGAAGTTTTCCTTTCGAAATTTGAGCACCACTTCGATGTAATTTTAACAAATGATGTCTTCAATCCAGAGCACTTCGATGCAGAGTTTGAACACTCGACTGCATGAACAAGACTTCCTCCTTGTTGGATCGGCCGAGAGCTCTTGTGGTGGGGAAGAGCCAAATTTTTTGTGTCTTTTTTGTATGCTTTTCCATCAACCATGATGCCATATTTATAGCTGAATATTTGCCCCTTGAACTCCTCATGGCCGAAATCTTGGTGGCCAAGAATTGCCATCAATGTTGGTCAAAGCCATCTCAAGCACCAAGGGTCATTTCCTGCACCATAAATGTGTCCTAGTCTCTTAGCTCCTCCCTCAGCTTCTTCATTGGTTTTCTCAATGGTCATTTCTTGCATACTACATTTTTCCAAACCCTTAGCtcttatacgatgtctaatatcgcaagaacaccatatattaatcatgtctgattccttcaatatcatattttcaaatcataacaaaatataataaaacttacgttctTGTGAAGCCTTTGTCGAGAGAAACACGGTACTGAACTCGGATTAAAATTTGAGCAGACGGATCTTGCACAAGATTCAAATTTCTAAAAGGAAAAGTTTGAAACTCTAGAAAGCTTTCCTCGATTCTTTCTTGTTGAagtgtgaaggaaatgaagaatttatatattaaatatgcaTGCCAAGGACCAAGTGGCTCATCCTTcaagcagcacgtctcgcgcatatgagcgacCTCCCTCGGTGCATAttcgcgagacctactggtctccgtGCATAACACATtctctgctcgcgcatatgcgcgccctgacccctcgcatatgcgtgagacctactgtctccgcATTTGTCAAGTGTcccagctcgcgcatatgcacgcactctcttcgcgcatatgcgcgaggtgttctgccctcGCACATGTCTAATGTTTTCTTGTGTCTTTCTCGATCTATTCCTTTCATAAACACGTAAATTCATAATTCAATTAATCATCTCGGATTAACAGGatataaatctcgggcattacatcagTAGTACAATTAATGTACGTTGCAGTAAAGATTAAAGCCGATAGATTCCTATAGACATGtcggaaaagtcgagacacTAAGTCCAAGGAACGAATTCAAGCTGCAACGGATACAATTATTGAGTCTCACAGTACGATCAGTTTCCCGCCTATATATAGAAGATAAGTGGAGAGGAAAAACAAGAAGAGAgagcatatcaagaacacataaatTCAAGTGAGAAAATGACACGCATAATTCTTATCAGCTTTCATGAAacaatcagcccagagggacacttcaacttgttatcagcttagtttagaagctcatttccctcagtgtgtgggaACACATTTCTGGTATATTCCTTGTTCAgttcccacacacacacacacacacttactCTCAAATAttgtcttgcacaaagacgttaaacttgtgtatgtagtctttgacacacggacgttaaacaagtgttggttgaaaggtgttgccttcagtctaggctaAGAGTTCAGTTGAGgtagtagtgtaagtcctaagctaagtgagtttgtacaagtagttgtataatcAAAGACTTCTAGTGGATCCTcaccgaggtggtagaaggagtgacgtaggagcagttgaagtctctgaacatccataaacatatattgtgtacttaactgattaactgttgATTTCAAACTAACTTGATCAGTTAGAGTATCTGTTAGTTCAgttttcaccataactgaactaacATATACGACAATTGATTATTtgtttttcagttattcagtttacataagttaaaatattttctcatataaCAGGTTTCTTCACGAAAGACAATTTCGAGTTTCTTCCGTTTGGTttttaaaccaaactcgatttaattcatcagtgTTAAAAttattagaacacgagctattgcagctcattggagaatatagtGTTTGAAGCATCTTTGAATGTGCTAGCACACAATCCTTCAAACACTCTGCACCTAACTCCATCTAAGTATTGATGTAAAAAAGTTTCATTCTCGAATCTTCTCAAGTGTTCTTTTGGGTCAATACGCCCATCATACTCTCCCACGCTTGACTGTCAAAAACTTGGGGGAATCCCTTCCTCCAAAATGGCGGGGGAAAAATGACTCCCTCTCTTGGGCGCTGGAGCTCTGTTTCTCAATTGCTGCCTCAACATTTTTATCTTCATCCACATCTTCGGATTCTCCCCACTTGGGAGAGGCCGCGTCTCTTCGACCCTGCTCTGACAGCCCTCTGCATTCTCCTCTCGTTCCTGgaaaatggcatgttcttcagCAAACATAGATTCTTGGTTCCTCTTCACGGCCTCGTCTACTGtcttattaattaattgatccaattgtTCCAGGGTCAAGTTCCCCAAATTTTCATCGAGATGAAGTTGTTCGGTCCTCGTCTCAGGACGAGGTTGTTCGGCTCTCGTCTTAGGACGAGGTTTTTCACGTCCCGTATCCTCAAGAAGAGGCTGTTAGGGTCTCATCTGAGGACGCGACGAC from Primulina eburnea isolate SZY01 chromosome 6, ASM2296580v1, whole genome shotgun sequence encodes:
- the LOC140833658 gene encoding uncharacterized protein produces the protein MGECYRKTGACFKCSKVGHRIKDRPDNKDKGTRPNKPNENKTNARVYAITQEEADNTNKVVAEVDKKLKLEHDTLSEPLRVATPASKIIETRKVYRNCKICISKKIFEAELIQLNMIEFDTIFGMDWLAKNHATVDCQDIRLQTPTKEEVIYHGKSKEQKSLLSASQSWKAIKGRDEIYLAVINEIKKEEVPKLEDIPIVQEFSDVFPEELPVRYPIGK